Proteins co-encoded in one Arachis stenosperma cultivar V10309 chromosome 7, arast.V10309.gnm1.PFL2, whole genome shotgun sequence genomic window:
- the LOC130940358 gene encoding fasciclin-like arabinogalactan protein 7: MEFSMFFILSNTLLLLSSSAFGKTVSPPAPTPTPTPAPAPAPDYVNLTELLTVAGPFHTFLNYLESTKVLDTFQNQANNTEEGITIFVPKDSNFASKKKTLSNLTQDQLKQVILFHALPHFYSLAEFKNLSETSTPTFAGGDYTLNFTDDSGTVHINSGWAKTKVTSAVHATDPVAIYEVDEVLLPEAIFGTDIPPTPAPAPAPAVAPAADSPTEHSADSKASSPSSSQPDGSSASKTIISHGGSLVLATFGVVMMLL; this comes from the coding sequence ATGGAATTTTCCATGTTTTTCATTCTAAGCAATACCCTGCTGCTGCTGAGTTCTTCAGCATTTGGCAAAACTGTTAGCCCTCCAGCTCCGACCCCGACCCCAACTCCGGCGCCAGCCCCAGCACCAGACTATGTGAACCTGACAGAGCTTCTAACCGTTGCGGGTCCATTCCACACATTCCTGAACTACCTTGAATCCACCAAAGTGCTTGACACATTCCAAAACCAAGCCAACAACACTGAAGAAGGAATCACAATCTTTGTCCCAAAAGACAGCAACTTTGCATCAAAGAAGAAGACCCTGTCAAACCTCACACAAGACCAGTTGAAGCAAGTGATCCTCTTCCATGCACTGCCACATTTCTACTCTCTTGCTGAGTTCAAGAACCTTAGCGAAACCTCAACTCCCACATTTGCTGGTGGAGATTACACATTGAACTTCACGGATGACTCTGGAACCGTTCACATCAATTCAGGTTGGGCAAAGACAAAGGTAACAAGTGCTGTTCATGCCACAGATCCTGTTGCAATATACGAAGTTGACGAGGTGCTTCTTCCTGAGGCCATCTTTGGAACTGATATTCCCCCTACTCCTGCACCTGCACCAGCCCCAGCAGTTGCACCGGCAGCAGATTCGCCAACTGAACACAGTGCTGATAGCAAAGCTTCATCTCCATCATCATCTCAGCCTGATGGATCCTCTGCTTCCAAGACCATCATCAGCCATGGGGGCTCCCTTGTCCTTGCCACTTTTGGTGTGGTGATGATGCTCTTGTAA